The following coding sequences are from one Triticum dicoccoides isolate Atlit2015 ecotype Zavitan chromosome 4A, WEW_v2.0, whole genome shotgun sequence window:
- the LOC119288178 gene encoding uncharacterized protein LOC119288178, producing MQSPSKLCVASASAQPVESGLHGWAYLPGDLLESIIALLGSFCDLLAFAATCRSWRAAFSSYPSKSSFCAKFPPLLVQFNVPVQGPDLPSNNGRDELHTCKVIDPTNKNTALRCQIPREVYQDTHFVGTSYGQLICYCVGYCLLVDVFNGAEVSAPRLPFNHNFDGRYFSGTLTAPLASPNSHLLVCTVNSLFDWSVGSKSWSKLQLPYACIIQIVEFKGQFIAMDDCCNIYTLQLSPQLGLQKVTTEQDGGLFRLSEYSLAHVDSWLVVCGDMLLMVRVHPYLSVVKCIPYHLDISTNPAKWVEVKQLDDWALFVGGDVRSQPFSCMSPERWGGSSKRLYYAGRHSFVLHGLGDELDPSSGYEYKRNSFSELQPLWVYPSMFYSDIQ from the coding sequence ATGCAAAGCCCTAGCAAACTGTGTGTCGCCTCTGCATCCGCCCAACCTGTTGAGTCCGGGCTCCATGGTTGGGCATACCTCCCGGGTGACCTGCTCGAATCCATTATTGCTCTGTTGGGATCGTTCTGTGACCTTCTTGCCTTCGCCGCGACCTGCCGCTCTTGGCGTGCTGCATTCTCCTCATACCCATCCAAATCTTCCTTCTGTGCCAAATTCCCACCTCTCCTTGTTCAATTCAATGTTCCTGTTCAAGGTCCTGATCTCCCTTCTAACAATGGTCGTGACGAGCTGCACACATGTAAGGTCATCGATCCGACCAACAAGAACACCGCCCTTCGCTGCCAGATTCCTCGAGAAGTTTATCAGGATACACATTTCGTTGGAACTTCCTATGGTCAACTAATTTGCTATTGTGTTGGATATTGTCTTCTTGTGGATGTGTTCAACGGTGCTGAGGTTTCAGCTCCACGTCTCCCATTCAACCACAATTTCGACGGGCGCTACTTCAGCGGCACTCTTACAGCTCCCCTTGCATCACCCAACTCACACCTCCTTGTCTGCACCGTAAACTCCCTGTTTGATTGGTCAGTTGGAAGTAAATCTTGGTCTAAGCTGCAGCTTCCTTATGCATGTATAATACAGATTGTGGAATTCAAAGGTCAGTTCATCGCCATGGATGATTGTTGTAACATCTACACTTTGCAGCTGTCCCCACAGCTTGGTCTGCAGAAGGTAACAACTGAACAGGATGGGGGCCTGTTCAGATTGTCGGAATATTCACTCGCACATGTGGATTCATGGCTAGTGGTCTGTGGTGACATGCTTCTCATGGTCAGGGTGCATCCATACTTGTCAGTCGTAAAATGTATACCCTACCACCTTGACATTTCAACCAACCCTGCAAAATGGGTGGAGGTAAAGCAGCTGGATGATTGGGCACTCTTTGTTGGGGGTGATGTGAGGAGCCAGCCATTTTCTTGCATGAGCCCAGAAAGATGGGGAGGGAGCAGCAAGCGGTTGTACTATGCAGGCCGCCACTCTTTTGTCTTACATGGATTGGGTGACGAGCTAGATCCATCTTCCGGTTATGAGTACAAAAGGAACTCGTTCAGCGAGCTACAGCCCCTCTGGGTGTACCCAAGCATGTTCTACTCGGACATCCAGTGA